A stretch of DNA from Fimbriimonadaceae bacterium:
GACCTGTTCGAGGATGTCGCACAGGGGTTTCCCCTGCTCCTGGGCGCCTATGATCGCCCGATCCAACTCCGCCGGGCAGAAACGGTCCACGATCATCAACCCCATGTCGTGCATCAACCCCGCGGTGTACGCCTCCTCGGCAAGAGCCGGCGCCTTCATCCGCGCCAAAACCCGCGCGGCGAGTGCCACGGCCAGACTGTGCTTCCAAAACTCCACCTTCGAGAAACGCTGCGAACGGCTGCGACCCGACGAGAAGTTCTGGAACCCGATGCTCACCACCAGACTCCGCACGGTGTTGAGGCCCAACATCGTCACCGCGCGTCCCACGCTGGCAATCGGCTGGCTCGAGTACGCCGCCGAGTTCGAGACCCTCAAGATCTTCCCCGCGATGCTCGCGTCCCGCTCCAGGATGCCTTCCAGCATCCTCGGGCTCGAGGACGGATCGTCGATCGTGTTGAGAACCTCGGTCACCACAGAGGACAACACAGGCAAGTTCTCTGTGCGCGACATCGATAGGGAGAGACTCTCAAGATCCACGTGAGAATTGTTGGCAGAGCGTGGCGATGTCTGGGCTGGTAAATCTACGAGTCGCGCCCGAACAGAACGCCCCTGTCTGGCCCGGGCCAAAGGAACCAGTCGATCCACCTGAGCGTTGTATACTCATGTAATTGAGCATAGAGGCTTCATGGCAAAAGATTACTACGCAATGCTCGGAGTGCCCAAGTCAGCGGATGAGAAGGAGATCAAATCCGCGTACCGCAAGCTTGCCCGCAAGTACCACCCGGACGTCAATCCGAACGACAAGGCCGCCGAGGGCAAGTTCAAGGAGATCAGCGAAGCCTACGAGGTCCTGAGCGACCCCGAGAAGAAGAAGCTGTACGACAAGTTCGGGTCGAACTGGGAGCACGCCCAGCACTTCACGGGAGGAGGCCAACCCCAAGGGGAAGGCGCCCATTTCGAAGCCACCTACGGTGCCCCTGGCGGGTTCGAGAGCATCTTCGAGCAGTTCTTCGCCAACATGGGCCACGAGCAGGGCCAGCCTGGCGTGCGCGCCACGCCGAGCCGCGACGTCGAGAAGGTCGTCGAGCTCTCGCTCGAAGAGATCGACTCCGGCACCAAGCGCACGCTGACGTACCAGTCCCCCGACGCCTGCAAGTCCTGCGATGGCTTGGGTGTCGTCACCCGCAACACCGCCCAGAAGTGCCCCGCCTGCAAGGGCGCAGGGCGCGTGAAGACCGTTTTCGGCATGTCGCAACCATGTCAGGCGTGCGGCGGCTCCGGCGAGCTGCGCGTGGAGACGTGCCCCACATGCAAAGGCGCGGGAACAGTGGCCACCACCAAGACCGTCGAGGTGAAGATCCCCGCCGGCATCTCTGAAGGCAAGAAGCTGCGCGTCCCGGGCAAGGGCGTGGTCGGCACCGGCGGAAGAGCCGGCGACCTCTACGTCGTCATCAAGGAGAAGCCGCACGCCAAGTTCCGCCGGGCGGGCGAGAACCTCGAAGTCGACGTGGATGTCCCCTTCACCGTTGCCGCCCTGGGCGGTGAGATCAAGGTGCCGACGCTGCGTTCCACCGTCTCCATGAAGATTCCGGAAGGCACCCAGAGCGGGCAGATGTTCCGCCTCGCCTCCCAAGGCATCGCCAAACTCGGAGGCACGCGCGGCAACCTGATGGCCCGGATCAAGATCACGGTGCCGAAGAGCCCGACCCAAGAACAGCGCAAGCTTCTCGAGCAACTCGCCAACCTGGAGAAGAGCAAGGTATGACCGGAGACAAGCAACCTGTCTACATGATCGGCGTGGCCGCGCAGCTTTGCGGCGTGCACCCTCAAACCCTTCGCCAATACGAGCGTCTGGGCCTTGTGGTCCCGGCACGGGCCGGCGCCAAGAACCGGCTCTACTGCGAGGCCGACATCCGCAAAGTGCGGCGCATCCAGCGCCTCACCCAGGAGATGGGCGTCAACCTCGCGGGAGTCGAGGTGATCCTCCGCCTCCTCGACGAGATCGAGGAGATCCGCAACGATCTCGAGCAGCAGATGATCGAGTACGTCAAAGACGCCGAGCGCCGCATTCAAGACATGGCGGCGAACTCCTCGATGCCGATCCGCAAGGACGAATCGCTGCTCCCCGTTCCAAACATTCGGCTCCGCTCCAAGAATCTCGATCTGTAGAGGCCGCGGGCACCCTACGGGGACTTCAGAAGAGGGAGACGTCTGCCTTCTGTCAGCGAGCGCCACAGCCACTCGATCGGACCCAGATTGAAGAATCGCAGCCATACGGCGGCAAACA
This window harbors:
- a CDS encoding HDOD domain-containing protein — encoded protein: MTEVLNTIDDPSSSPRMLEGILERDASIAGKILRVSNSAAYSSQPIASVGRAVTMLGLNTVRSLVVSIGFQNFSSGRSRSQRFSKVEFWKHSLAVALAARVLARMKAPALAEEAYTAGLMHDMGLMIVDRFCPAELDRAIIGAQEQGKPLCDILEQVVGFHEAQVSGLMAERFRLGERIRHAIQFHLNPIADDKHQEASMLVSAANTLAHQCGYENQAPGVEMVMDPMAQAFLGMPDEQLAVIRTVVQAEVAKNEAAFNLDSAA
- a CDS encoding helix-turn-helix transcriptional regulator, which produces MTGDKQPVYMIGVAAQLCGVHPQTLRQYERLGLVVPARAGAKNRLYCEADIRKVRRIQRLTQEMGVNLAGVEVILRLLDEIEEIRNDLEQQMIEYVKDAERRIQDMAANSSMPIRKDESLLPVPNIRLRSKNLDL
- a CDS encoding J domain-containing protein, producing the protein MLGVPKSADEKEIKSAYRKLARKYHPDVNPNDKAAEGKFKEISEAYEVLSDPEKKKLYDKFGSNWEHAQHFTGGGQPQGEGAHFEATYGAPGGFESIFEQFFANMGHEQGQPGVRATPSRDVEKVVELSLEEIDSGTKRTLTYQSPDACKSCDGLGVVTRNTAQKCPACKGAGRVKTVFGMSQPCQACGGSGELRVETCPTCKGAGTVATTKTVEVKIPAGISEGKKLRVPGKGVVGTGGRAGDLYVVIKEKPHAKFRRAGENLEVDVDVPFTVAALGGEIKVPTLRSTVSMKIPEGTQSGQMFRLASQGIAKLGGTRGNLMARIKITVPKSPTQEQRKLLEQLANLEKSKV